From Mobula hypostoma chromosome 8, sMobHyp1.1, whole genome shotgun sequence, the proteins below share one genomic window:
- the LOC134350637 gene encoding calcineurin subunit B type 1 — MGNEASYPLEMCSHFDADEIKRLGKRFKKLDLDNSGSLSVEEFMSLPELQQNPLVQRVIDIFDTDGNGEVDFKEFIEGVSQFSVKGDKEQKLRFAFRIYDMDKDGYISNGELFQVLKMMVGNNLKDTQLQQIVDKTIINADKDGDGRISFEEFCAVVGGLDIHKKMVVDV; from the exons GGAAATGAAGCGAGCTATCCCCTGGAAATGTGCTCACACT TTGATGCTGACGAGATTAAACGGCTAGGAAAGCGATTTAAGAAACTGGATTTGGACAATTCTGGCTCACTAAGCGTTGAGGAATTTATGTCTCTGCCAGAGTTGCAACAGAATCCACTAGTACAGCGAGTCATAGATATATTTGACACAGATGGAAATGGTGAAGTTGACTTTAAAG AATTTATTGAAGGGGTCTCCCAATTTAGTGTTAAAGGTGACAAAGAACAGAAATTGCGAT TTGCTTTCCGCATCTATGACATGGATAAGGATGGCTACATCTCTAATGGAGAGCTTTTCCAGGTGCTGAAAATGATGGTTGGGAACAATCTAAAGGACACTCAGCTACAGCAAATTGTAGACAAAACCATAATTAATGCAGAtaaagatggagatggaagaatatCCTTTGAAGAGTTTTGTGCA